A window of the Herpetosiphonaceae bacterium genome harbors these coding sequences:
- a CDS encoding response regulator: MAEHDDKIKVIIADDVAETREILEKALYFEKDIVVVAKAANGREAVQLCKQHQPDVVLMDINMPELDGIAATEAIVAQIPGTQVIIMSVQSEQEYLRRAMLAGAREYLIKPPDTDELVRSIRHVYKLRASAPRLAAGPIETAAARTDQGKIVAVFSPKGGSGCTVIAANMAVALKQITNKRVALVDGNLVFGDVGVAMNIVANKTVLDLASRVHDIDAQLINDVTVPHTSQVRVLLAPPDSQSGEGITPDQLRTVLEGLRTQFDYVVVDTQTAYDDRTLTILDVADRILVLMTLELTAIKNVKQFCELAGPLGYADDKLMLVLNKADSRLGIRAESIEGQIRHKVAAQIGNAPYEMTLALNQGVPLVIDRRNHPVAKDITGLAALTANALNPAPATPENGKAASSKGAPTPAAAPVVQETSKGLFGRLLTKR, from the coding sequence ATGGCTGAACACGACGATAAGATCAAGGTCATCATTGCCGATGATGTCGCCGAAACACGCGAAATCCTCGAAAAAGCGCTGTACTTCGAGAAGGACATCGTAGTCGTCGCCAAGGCCGCGAACGGGCGCGAGGCCGTCCAGTTGTGCAAGCAGCATCAGCCGGATGTGGTGCTGATGGACATTAACATGCCTGAGCTGGACGGCATCGCGGCCACGGAAGCCATCGTCGCGCAAATACCTGGTACGCAAGTGATCATCATGAGCGTGCAGAGCGAGCAGGAGTATCTGCGCCGCGCGATGCTCGCCGGAGCGCGCGAGTACCTGATCAAGCCGCCGGATACGGATGAACTGGTTCGCAGCATCCGCCACGTGTACAAGCTGCGCGCGTCGGCACCACGCCTCGCCGCCGGGCCGATCGAAACCGCCGCAGCGCGTACCGACCAGGGCAAGATCGTGGCGGTGTTCAGCCCCAAGGGCGGCTCCGGCTGCACGGTGATCGCCGCAAACATGGCGGTGGCGCTCAAGCAGATTACCAACAAGCGCGTCGCGCTGGTCGACGGCAATCTGGTCTTCGGCGATGTCGGCGTGGCGATGAACATTGTCGCCAACAAGACGGTGCTCGATCTGGCGTCACGGGTGCATGACATCGATGCGCAGTTGATCAACGATGTCACCGTGCCGCACACCTCGCAGGTGCGCGTGCTGCTCGCGCCGCCCGACTCGCAGAGCGGCGAGGGGATTACCCCGGACCAACTGCGGACCGTGCTGGAGGGCCTGCGCACCCAGTTCGATTATGTGGTGGTGGATACGCAGACCGCCTACGACGATCGCACCCTGACGATTCTGGACGTTGCCGATCGCATCCTGGTGCTGATGACGCTGGAGCTGACGGCGATCAAAAACGTCAAGCAGTTCTGCGAGCTGGCAGGGCCGCTCGGCTACGCCGACGACAAGCTGATGCTGGTGCTCAACAAAGCCGACTCGCGGCTGGGTATTCGAGCCGAGAGCATCGAGGGCCAGATTCGTCATAAAGTGGCTGCGCAGATCGGCAACGCGCCCTACGAGATGACGCTGGCGCTCAATCAGGGCGTGCCCCTGGTCATCGATCGGCGCAACCACCCGGTAGCCAAGGATATTACGGGGCTGGCGGCGCTGACGGCGAATGCGCTCAATCCGGCTCCGGCCACTCCCGAAAACGGGAAGGCGGCAAGCTCGAAGGGCGCGCCTACGCCCGCCGCAGCGCCGGTGGTGCAGGAGACGAGCAAAGGTTTATTCGGACGCTTGCTCACCAAACGATAG
- the cpaB gene encoding Flp pilus assembly protein CpaB, with protein sequence MRRGSSSLLIIVGLFLLLAAGAAGVLMFYSPSGGAFANTPAQLPPTTEPMVAVVKADIDIPEGTVITSTEGLLKMGEVPTSQFSEDMNLVSIEDARNMIATSTIKAGDVVRKDALRKAGLAQKIPAPKEGEAPVKAFPIQVNSLSGVADLVQPGDFVDVVASFNLDVITFHPGVPQKEDTGTVNTITEHTTNEGASKVLLQDVEVLDVIKPAPVVEGEEGEASPTPEATPPPAPPAEGEGTTGAGTSSQANVLNSGNWIIVIAVSNQEAEVLRFALDRGINITTMLRRAGDHTTERTVGATMRILVDNYGMPMPSFPQVVQQPGPTQLDQVPTMPRVDTESFTPKTNTNNQ encoded by the coding sequence ATGCGTCGTGGAAGCAGCAGCTTACTGATCATCGTTGGACTTTTTCTACTCCTGGCAGCGGGCGCTGCGGGCGTTCTCATGTTCTACTCTCCGAGTGGAGGAGCGTTTGCCAATACCCCCGCGCAACTGCCGCCCACGACCGAGCCGATGGTTGCCGTGGTCAAAGCCGACATCGACATCCCTGAAGGCACGGTGATTACTTCGACCGAGGGCCTGCTCAAGATGGGCGAAGTCCCGACCAGCCAGTTCAGCGAAGACATGAACCTGGTCAGCATCGAGGATGCCCGCAACATGATCGCGACGAGCACGATCAAGGCGGGCGATGTCGTCCGTAAAGATGCGCTGCGCAAGGCTGGTCTGGCGCAGAAGATCCCGGCTCCCAAAGAGGGCGAGGCTCCCGTCAAGGCCTTCCCGATCCAGGTCAACAGCCTCTCAGGCGTGGCCGATCTGGTCCAGCCGGGCGACTTCGTCGATGTTGTCGCCTCGTTCAATCTGGATGTGATCACCTTCCATCCGGGCGTTCCGCAGAAGGAAGATACCGGCACCGTCAATACGATCACCGAGCATACCACCAATGAGGGCGCGTCGAAAGTGCTGCTTCAGGATGTCGAGGTGCTCGACGTGATCAAGCCCGCGCCGGTGGTTGAGGGCGAGGAGGGCGAGGCATCGCCCACTCCTGAGGCAACGCCGCCGCCAGCGCCGCCAGCGGAGGGCGAGGGCACAACCGGCGCGGGCACGTCCTCGCAGGCCAATGTGTTGAACAGCGGCAACTGGATCATCGTGATCGCCGTCTCCAACCAGGAGGCCGAGGTGCTGCGCTTCGCGCTGGACCGTGGGATCAACATCACGACGATGCTGCGGCGCGCTGGCGACCACACCACCGAGCGCACGGTGGGTGCAACGATGCGTATTCTGGTAGATAATTACGGTATGCCGATGCCGAGCTTCCCGCAGGTGGTGCAGCAGCCTGGCCCGACGCAGCTTGACCAGGTGCCGACGATGCCGCGAGTCGATACCGAGTCGTTTACGCCAAAAACCAATACAAACAACCAATAG